The DNA sequence AAAAGAATTTGAAGTAGGTTATATCCCCTCAGGGCTTGCAATTCCTTTGATTGAAAATCATAACAAAAACATAAAAGAACAAAAAGAAACCGACAGTCCGGAAAAGCTTTTAAAGGACAATATAAAATCCGTATCCCTTTTTTGCTCATTTTATGAGCCCGATTTTACCGAAGAGTTTTTATCAAAAAACGCAAGCGATAAACAAATCGAGCAAATGTACCTGCTCATTGTTACAGCAATCGTCAAAAACTTTTCTGCGGAAGTATCAAATGATGATTCTGAATCTTCTACCTCTGTTGAAAAAAAAACGACTGGGGAGAACTGATAGATCAGGCTATGCTTATGTATGGAGTTTCCGAAGAACTTATATTAAAAACTTGGTCTTTAGAAACTATTATAAAAAAGGTAAAACACGGCTTTGACTTTATTCTTTTACAAAAAGGTGTTGTAAAAGAAAAAAAAGAAAAGCCTTTAAGTGATGATGAAATAAGTAAACTTTATAATTAGGAATAAAAATGGCAGTAACGGCAAGGGAACTTTTATTTAAAATAATAGGCGACTCGGAGCAATTTAATAAGGCTGTAGAAGAAAGCACAAACCGGCTTGATGATTTTAAAAAGAAAACAAAGGACGCTAACGAGCTCTTTGGCCAAGTATCCAAGCAAGCGGCCGTTGCAAGTACGGCAATAGCCGCTTTGGGGATTGCTGCCGCAAAAATGGCTAAAGACTTTAATGAAGGCTTCGGAAAAGTACAAACCCTCATCCCGGGCGCAAAAGAACGGGTAAAAGAATTCCAAGATGAAATTTTAAACCTTTCTCCTGCCGTTGGAAAAACCACAAAAGATTTAACCGATGGTCTTTATGAAGTTATATCCGCTTTCGGTGATTCTGCCGATAGTGCTAAAAACTTGGAGCTTGCTGCAAAGGGCGCCACGGCAGGAGGAGCTACCACTAAAGACTCTATAGCTCTTCTTTCAGCCGTTACAAAAGGTTATGGCGACACATCGAACATAGCTCAAAAAAAAGTTTCAGACCTTGCTTTCACAACAGTAAAATTAGGACAAACCTCTTTCCCGGAACTTGCAGCATCCATTCAACGAGTCACCTCTCAAAGCAATACTTTAAAAATAAGTCAGGAAGAATTGTTTTCCGTGTTTTCATCAGGAACCGGTGTTATAGGAGGAGCTGCAGAAGTTTCTACAAAGTTTTCTGCCCTGCTTACCGAAATGCAAAAGCCGGGGGACAGGCTTGCGAAAACTTTCAAGGCTCTTGGTGTCGAATCGGGAACTGAACTTATCGAAAACTTCGGAGGTCTTCAAGGGGCATTGAAGGCCTTAAAATCCGAAGCCGAAAAAACGGGAGAACCTATAAGCAATCTTTTCGGTTCTGCCGAAGCCGGAAAACTCGCTCTCTATGCTTCAGGGGAAGGTGCTGCCAAATTTACAAGCGACCTTCAAGCCATGCAGCAGGCAGCAGGAGCCACCGAGCAGGCTTTTAAAGATGCCACTACCGAAGGGCCTAACGCCTTCGGCTTTCAACTACAACAAGCAAGCCTGAATGCTCAAGCCTTTGCCGTTAAAGTCGGACAAGAATTGATTCCTACCTTACAATCTCTTTTAAATCCTATTTTTAAAGGCATTGAATACTTAAAAAATTTGAATGATGAACAGATAGCTCTTATAGTTTCAGCCGGAAAAATTTTACTTACTATTACAGGAATTACTGCCGGAGTTTTCGGCCTTGCAAAAAGTGTAATAGCTGTTCAAAAAGCAGTAAAAGCGATGGATAAAGCTTTTAAGGTAATAGGATTAAGTAATCCCTTTGTTTTGACTATTGCCGGTGCTGTTGCTGCAATAGTTGCCATTAAAGAGCTATGTTCTTGGTTAGACCGTGCTTCCGAAAAGCAAAAAGAAGTAGAACGCCAAGCTCTTCGCTCCTCTCTTTCTTTCCCTAAAGAAGCAGAAAGTGCAATCTCTCTTTCAAAAGCATACATAGAACTGGCAGATAAAACAAACTTAACGGCTGAAGAAAAACTAAAACTTCAAAAGCAAACTGAACAGCTTATACAATTATCTCCTGAACTTGCAGGTAAGTTATCATTGGAAGAATCCGGTTATAAAAACAATTTGGAAGTTTTAAAAAATTTCAATGCCGAAAAAATAAAAGAGATCGAACTTAATCTTCAGAATGCAAAAACAGCTCATGGGAATATTTCAAGAATTATAGAGGATAATAAAAAACACCTTGACTTATTAAAACAAACAAATGAATATAAAGTAAATGCAAAAGGTGATTATGGTTATGGTATTAACGATAGCCAAATAAAAAAAGAAGAGGCCGCTTTAAAAGAATTAATTGAAAAAGAAAAAATCTTTTCGGAAGAAATTTCAAAAAATGAGATTTTACTTGCCCAATTAAAAGACAGTAAAACTGCATTGGACTCTGAAACCAAAGAAAACCCGGGTGCCGGCAAAAATGAAAAATCTGCACATGCAAAAAAATTAGAGACCATAGATGCTGCCTTTAAAAGAGAAATAGAAATCATTTCAAATCGCAATATCGAAAAAACTAAAAAAGATGCCGAATTAAAAGCTGCCGAAGAAAAATACTATAACAATAGGCTTAATCTTCTTGAGCAATTTCATAATGAAAATCTGGAAAAAGGTAAAACATTTGCACAATCTCAAAAAGAGATAGTAGGTGCTGCAAATGAAAGTATAAAAACCGAAACAGAAAAAACAAATGCAGAACTGTCCCGTATTGCCGATGAAAAACATAAAAAAGAAATAGACGATATAAATGCAATAGCCGAAAAGACAAAAAAAGCTGTTGAAGATGAAATCGCATTAAAAAAAGAGCTCGGGCAAATTGCCGGCAAAACAGATAAAGAAAAAGAACGCAATGCGGAACTCGAAAAAACTAAAGCTTATTTGGAAAAACAAAAAGAACTCATGGGCGAGTATTTAAACCTTATCAATTCCGGGAATGAAAAGGACAAGGAAAAAGCTGCCCTTATAAAAAAACAGGTTGAAGCGTTAGGGGCTCTTGCTGATGAAGGACAAGAATCAAGTAAAAAAATAAAAAAGTCATTTGCAGAAGCCGCCAAAGACATAGCCGATAAAATTTCTGCAATAGGCAATTCGGTTGTACAAGTTTTTTCTTCAATTGCCGATGCTGCGAAAGCGTCGATTGAAAACAAAGAGCTTGAGCGTAAAGCTCAAACTGCTGCGAAATTAGCCGAAATAGAACGCGAAAAAAATGAAACTCTTTTAGAACTTGATAATGAACTTTCTGAAATGAGAGAACAAAAACAACAGGAAGATTCCGAGAGGGAAGAACAAAGGCGTAATGAAGAATACGAAAAAAGACTTTTATCCTCTGAGAGAAATATTCAGGAACTTCAGGGACAGTTTGAGGCCGAAACAAATCTTGAAAAATTACGCAACCTTGAAAAACAGCTTGAAGCCGAAAAAAAGAAAAAAGCCGAAGAGTCTGCACGCAAAAAAGAAGAGGATGAAAAGAAAAAAAGAGATAAAGAAGCCCGTCTTTATGAGATATCTTTGTTAAATGCAAAATCTCAAGCCGAACATGAATTTGCCATAGCTCGCATTCAAACGGAAAATGCTTCAGGTGATGCAGCTGCAAAGGCCGCTCAGCAGGCAGCCAAATGGCAAAAAGCTCAAGGAATTATAAGCATGTCTATTAAAGGAGCTGAACAAACAGCTCTTGCAGCAGTAGCTATTGCTAGAGCTCTTGGAGGTGATCCATCCGGTGCTATAGAGGCTCCGGCCCGTATTGCAGCGGCTGTTGCTGCAGGTATTCAGGCTGGTGTTATTGCGGGTCAACCTGCACCTCCCGACTATATACAACAGCCCTTGCCGCCGGCCCCGCGGTTAATTAAATTTGCACAAGGCGGTATAGTAATGCCTTCAAGTGCAGGGACAGGGATTACACTGCCTAACGGAAATGCGGGGCTTGTTGCAGAAGCGGGTTTGCCTGAACTCATCCTTCCGATAAATATTCCCAATTTGCAAAATGTATTTAAGGCAGCAGGGCTAAATCAAACAGATAATTCAAAATCATTTAGCTACTCTCCGTCATACAGTATCGAAATAAGTCAAAATAGTGAGAAGTCTTTAGATGAAGCTTTGCTTAATGTTCTTCGCTCTCATGACAGAGAACTTTTAAACATCGTTGAGACCGGTAAACAAAATTGGTTCGTTGGAGATTAAAATGACTGACACAGAATATTTAAATAATCATTATCCTCATGATTTTATTTGTATACAGGATGAATTTTTTCCTCTCCCGAAAGGCGGTAAAATCGACATCGAGGATAAACAAATATCTTCAACTTTTACAACGGCCGACGGCTCAAAGCGGAAAGACATAATCCGTAAATATAAAGCAGTCTCTATCAAGTTTTCTGTTTTGACGCAAAAAGACTTCGAGAATGTTTGTGAAATTATTACAAAAATTGACAATGCTTTTTATGATAGCTCGAAATATCTGTTTTTAAAAAAAGAAAACATGCCGATCAGTCCTCAAAGTGATTTTAAAACATTTTTTACCGCCGTAAAAATAGACATTGTACACCCTATTAAATACTCGCATTCTTTCAGAAAAAACTCCGAATTCTTGTATTCCGGAATTACTTTAAAATTGAACTAAAGGAGAAAAAAATGGAACTACGCCCCGAGCTTGAACAAATCTTACTGCAATTAAAATCTAATGTTCCGACTACCGTCTTAAGCGATGAACCGCTTTTGGAAAACAACTGGAACAGCGTCTGTACTTCAATTAAACTTTTAACCGAAGCTTTAAAAAAAATAAAAGAACTTCCGCCGGATATACCTTTGCCCGGCTTTCCTTATTTCAGATGCCCCGGAATGCCTGTTCCTTGGGAAAAATATCCTCAAACAACTGAAGCCCAATGGAAAGCTATTCATGCACTTTACCCCGGAGATTTTATGCGTCTTGCAGGCGGAAATGCAAGCAAGTTTAAAGAATCGGGAACCTCTATCTACCATGATCCCGGAATCAAAGGAGACGGCGGAGGTCAGATAGATACTTTCCAAGATCATCAACATCGATATTATGAAACTTCCGGCCGTGATTCTATTTGGAATGTACATGGAAATGACTCTTGTGAAGATGATGATTCAACAACAGAACGGCAAACTTATGGAACATCCGGCCGTGTCTCTTCTGAAACTAGACCATCAAATGTAACTATAGAACTTTATATTTACGCAGGATAAATGTTATGATACCCGTAAAAAAAGAAACCGAGAAAATAATCCTCGGAAATAACAGACAGTACAATGCTTCTGTATGTTTTAATTTCCTCTCCTGCAAAATTCCTGAAAGCATTAAAATTCAAGCTCCGAATGCCGTTAAAGGTTCTATTCCCGATCAGATTGTTTCTCCCTTTTTATCTTATATTCAAAACCGTTTCTTTGTCCGGAGTAATTTTGCTTCACGCCTTTTTCCGAATGCTGAAAACATTCACAAAGACGGAAGACTTCATCCCGTAAAAAATAGGCCTTACTCACGAATCGGCTATATCGGAAAAAAAGCCTCTCAAACAGGGGATGTAGATGACACAGTTACTCTTTATCTTCCTGAAACTTCTTTAAAAAAGATAACCTTAATAACAAGTAATGACAGAATAATCACAAATGCTGTTATTACGGCTAAAACTCGATTCGGAAAAACTATTGAGAGCTTTACAATTACAGGCAACTTAAAAAATAAAATAGTCTTTGATTTACCTTGTGAAAAAGCCGGTATATTAGAACTTCATGTTACTAAAGCCACCCCGGATAAGCATATATGGATTTTAGCCTTTTATCCGGGTTTTGAATTTTTAATACATGAAAACGATATTGTAAAAATTAAACATCAAAAAAGGAAAACCGAAAACAAAGAAGGCTCTATTGGCAGGCTCTATGTTAATTCTTTAGACTTGGAATTAAACAACCTTACAAGACTTTATGATAATCAAAATATAAACAGCCCTTTGTTTGGTTTTTTCAATTCAAATACGACATGTTCAGTTTCACTTTTATTAAAACAGAGTAAACACAATAAACCGTTTTATTTAAACTTCGGTTCATTTTATATTATGAATATAAAAAATGATGAGCAAAAAGCGACCGTATCGATTAAAGCTCAAGACTATATCGGTGTTAATAAGAATAAATATCTATCACTTGGAATACAGGACAATTCCGATGCTTACTCGTGTTTCGTTAAAATTGCAAATGCTCTAAGTCTTTCAGCTTCTCGAATTGACCAAAGTTTAAAACTTATAAAATTAAAAAGGCTCCCTTTAAACGGAACGGTTGGAAGTCTTTTAAATAATCTTTGCATTTTAACAAACGCCTTTTGCTCCTGCGATGAAACAGGATCGGCTCTTATCGCATCTCTTATTCTTTCTAAACATGGATCAGTCCGATATCCCGTAAGATATTTTTTGCTGAATGAGTTTAAATCAAACAATTCAGGCGAATCATCTAGTGCTGCTCCCAATATAATAAATCTTTCATACTCAAATTATGAGTATGAAGGAGAATATCAAATCGGTCAAAAGGATGTCGTCTTATATTCTGAAATCGGTAAACTTGATTTTCCTGAACAATATAAAAATGTGCCCTATGGAGAATATCCTATTGGCGGCGGGCTTTCTCCTTCTTGGACTAAAGTATTCAATCTTCCATCTAACTTTGAAGCAATAGAATTTTCGGATGCTTTTATTCCAAAGGGCCTAGAATATTCCATCGAGTATTCTTATTCTCCGGAAGGGAAAGCGACTAAGGCCGCCGTTAAAGTCTGGAATTTTATAACGAGAAATGAAGGGGAGCAGCTTTCAATTCTTATTATGATTAAGGAAAAGCCTATTCAGATTCTTTTAAAAAAAGAAAATTTTGAAATTCCCAAAATGCCCGAAACTTACATAATTCCTGATGAAAATGAAGACATCGATATAGCCGATCCTACTGCTGTTGAAAGCAGAAACGAAAAAAACAAACCTGAAGAATTTAAAATAGAATTAAAGGATTCTGTAAGTGTTTCATCTGTTGAAATTGCGAATAAGTTTTTAAAAAGTAAATTCGAATTCTCTTATCGAAAAACAGCCGAAGGACTTCATGTCAAAGTCTGGAACTATTTTCCTGATGTTCCTCAAACTTTAACAGTCAATATTTATGGCAATCGGCTTATTCCCGGGAAGGAAAAGAAAACCATTACAGCTAGAAATAATGATGACATACAAGTCAATGGAGAAATAATTAAAAATATAGAAGTCGGAGCTTTAGCAAGCGATGACATTGCACGGACTGTCTTAAATTCTATGGCTTACTATTACAGACACTTTTCTAACAATTTATCGGTTCAAGTATGGGCTGATCCTAGGCTTATTCTCTTTGACTTAATCGCCTTTAAAAGTTTAAGAGGTTATGGATTCACCCAAGGCATTGTGGACGAAATTGAACTTGAATATAACGGTTCTCTTTCTCAAAAAATAAAAATACGGCAAACGAAGAAACATAATCGAGATTCAAGAATTTTTTCACACTTTGTTTTATCTGATAGGCCATTACAAGATAAAAAACTTTTACAGTTTATATAAGGAGATTTAAAATGAGTAAACTTTTAAATGCAGACCTTTTTATGGAAAACCCCGAAAATTATATTCGAGGAGAAAAAATCTCAAATATTGTTCCTAATAATCCTTACTATGTTGAGCACAGCATTTATTTTGCTGAAACTCTTTCTGTTTTTGAAGATATTTCTAAAACAAAAAGATTAGTCCTCGGCATTGACTATGAGTATAATATTTTGGATTCTATTGCTTCTGAACAATCAAATAAAGATTGTTATAGAGCTATTCTATTTTTTAAATCTTTCTCTGATGTTTATATAGACTATCATTCCTATGGAGATTTTGTGTCTGCGGATGCCTTTAATAAGTTTTTGGATAATGTAGATGAGGTTTTTCAAACATCTCAAGAAATTTCCGGGAAAGTCGAAACCTTATCAAAAAAAATGACTGAGCATATTAACGAAACCACGGCCCATGCCGCAACTGAAAGTGTAGTAAATAATTCGATTGCTCTCCGTACAGACTCCGGTACATTAAAAGCTTCAGATGCTCAATACGATGACGACCTAACAACTTTTGCTCAAACAAAAACTCAAATAAGTGATGCAAAAAACGAAATGACCGCCAAACTAAAAGAATCCAAAGATGAGCTGACTCATCAAATTAACACAAAAATAGAAGAACTTATTGACAATGCTCCCGATGCCTTAAACACATTAAAAGAACTCGCTGATGCCCTAACCGAAAACAAAGACGGCATAACAGCCATAAACGCAGCTCTTGAAAACCGTTACACAAAGCAAGAGACGGATGAAAAAATAAAAAATACAGTAGAAGGAGCCTTTTCAGGAGGCAATGATATACTTTTAAAAAAAGTGAATGAAAAGTTTATCGAACATTACCAAAGAGGCTACTTTCAGATGCCCGGAATGCCTAGCCCTCTCGAAGATACATCAATGCACTATGAGGGGTATAGCTGGCATGAAGTTAATTATGACGGGAATTTTTTCCGAGCTAAAGGCAGAAATGCAAATCCCTTTAGTTCTAAAAAATTGACGAAAGAACAAATCAGGATTGGGGATTATATCTTTCAAGATGATGAGCAGGGTGATGCGATTAGGAATATAAAGGGTAAAGTAAAATACTTATTGTATGATGAAAATGAAAAAAAGGAAGAAGCAGGTGTTTTTGCATCAAAAACAGCAATCGGGCGAGGGAGAGTGCCGCATTTATATCCGTATAATTATAATCAGTCGGAAATATCATTTGAGGCTTCGCGAGTTGTCCCAACCGCCGAAGAAAATCGCTCTCGAAACCTTACCTTTACTTTTTGGGTGTTGGTAAAAAACGAATAGGAGAAATTAAATATGAAATATGTAGAAAGAATAGAAATTGAAAATAATATCATCATAAATCACATCATCGGCGAAAAACCGAAGAAAGAAAAAGAGGGAATTATTTATATCTACGGCTCAAACATTCAAGCCAACATCGGCGATGATGTTAGAATGTATGAAGATGTCATTTTGGGCAAAAAGAAAAGCCTTAAAAAACTTGTAGAAGAAAACCTAATCCAGCCGCCCGAAGGAAAGAAGCTCAACAAAGCCGGTACAGATTTTGAAGATATGAGTGAAGCCGAAAAGGTAGAGGCAGGTTTCAGAAATCTTAAAGACGATGAAAAAATTGAAAATGGGCAAATCGTTCCAAAAACAAAAAAAGAGCTTTTTGATGAGGGTAAGCTCTCAAAAGAAGATTACAACGCTTACATCGATGAGCTCCGGCAAGCAGCTTATTCAAGAGAAGCCGATCCGCTGGGTATGCAGGTAATGCGAGGCGACCTCGAAAAAGCCGTCTGGCTTGAAAAGATAGCAGAGATTAAAGCTCGCTATCCCAAGGTTGAATAGTTTATATTTAGTCTATAACGGGCAAAAATCGGCGTCCAGTCCACGCCGACAAGTGTTATTGTCACTTACCGGATAACCGGCTTTCACCCGACCTAAGCGCATAGGTATTAAAAATATCGGTTATTTTTGTCTTTTGATTTAGCCCTAAAATTTTATATTTTAGGAGGCGTGTTATGAAAACACCATTGACCTACTATGGAGGCAAACAACAACTTGCGTCCAAGATCGTATCTCTCATTCCTGAGCATAGGATTTACTGTGAACCTTTTATAGGCGGGGCCGCAGTTTTTTTTGCAAAACCTAAATCACAGTCTGAAATCATCAACGATATCAACTCCGAAATCGTTAATTTTTATGAAGTATTACAGAGAGATTTTACAGCCTTGCAATCGGAAGTTGCTATAAGCCTACACAGCCGAAAACTTCATAAACATGCGCAAGTCATCTATGACAACCCTGAAATGTTTGACCGCGTAAAAAGGGCTTGGGCTATATGGATGTTGGCAAATATGTCTTTCAATAACTCTATGACAGGCGGCTTTACCCATGATAAACAAGGTAAGTTGACACACTCATTGTCTATGAAAAGAGATGGTTTTAAGGAAGAACTGGCAATGAGAATTCAGGATGTTCAAATAGAATGTTGTGATGCTTTAAAAATTATTAAATCACGGGACAATAAAGATACATTCTTTTATCTTGATCCGCCGTATGTCGGAGCAGATCAAGGGCATTATGATGGTTATACTCAAGAAGACTTTAATGCCTTAATTACAGAACTTTCAAAAATTGAAGGTAAATTCCTTTTAAGTTCTTACAGAAACAAATCTTTAACAGTATCTGTAAAAGAAAATAACTGGTATCAAATTGAACTTAAAATAAACAATCATCCCGGAGCAGCATCTTCTCCAAGTAGAACTAAAATAGAAGTTCTAACGGCAAACTATCCTATAGGGCTTGTCGATAATGAGGTTCAATTGTTATAGCCAAAAGTAAAAAGTGTTCTATCGGCCGTAAAAAGCTTATAGAACACTACTTATATGCACGAAAAAACAGTATAAAACATAGAAAAACACGCTATTTTGCCAAACTAAATGCAAAATTTTGCCATTTTTTGCGCCCCGTTACAAATGCATGCAGACGCTTGTCAATATTGTGGTGTCGATATAATAGATGTTTATGATTTTGCTTTGCCGGACGTATTTTAATTTATACAGGTATACAAAACCAATCCGACAGTTTTTCGCATCTCAAAAAATCCTTTGCGTTCTTTGCGCCCCCTGCGGTTAAATACCGAGTCCCAGCTGTTCGCAATGTCAGGTTGAAGCGGGTGTTAGACTTTAATTTTTTTATTATCGCTTATAAATTCTTTAGGTGTTTGTACTATTATTTCCCTTTCTTTATAATCTTTTATATTTCGTGTTAATAATATTTTTATTCCATACCTCATTGCCGTATAATATTGTAAAGCATCTTCGAAATCTGAGAACTTTGAATTCAAAGCTAAATCTACTTCTTTTTCTTCTATCGGTATTACTTTAACAAGCGACCTCAGTTTCCGTAATGCTTCTTTTGATTTTTGTATACCTAATAACTTTCTAAGTATATAATATACATTTGAAAATACCAACGATGTTGTGTATAAAACAAGTTTTTTTGTATCACTCAATGAAAATACATAAGCAGCATATTCATAATGGGGTTCACGTTGGCATAAAATATCTAAAATTACATCTGAATCAACAAATATTTTTTTACTCATATTTTTTTTCCAAATAACTCATATAACTTATATTTTCTAAATCCTGCTCTTTTATAATGCCGCTCAATTCTTTGACCAGTGGAGATATTTCTTCTATCCTTTGATTTATACCCATTGAATTATTAAAAAGATCTTCAACAAATTTTGACATACTTTTTTTATTTTTGACCGCATAATGTCTCATCGATTCAGCAATATTTTTATCTATTTTTAAAATCAATTCAGTTTTCATTTAGTCACCTCTCTGATATTATATCATAAAATCTGCAAATGATATAGTGATTTAGTGATAACATTATTATTTTTACTTCTGTGC is a window from the Treponema denticola genome containing:
- a CDS encoding phage tail tape measure protein, with amino-acid sequence MAVTARELLFKIIGDSEQFNKAVEESTNRLDDFKKKTKDANELFGQVSKQAAVASTAIAALGIAAAKMAKDFNEGFGKVQTLIPGAKERVKEFQDEILNLSPAVGKTTKDLTDGLYEVISAFGDSADSAKNLELAAKGATAGGATTKDSIALLSAVTKGYGDTSNIAQKKVSDLAFTTVKLGQTSFPELAASIQRVTSQSNTLKISQEELFSVFSSGTGVIGGAAEVSTKFSALLTEMQKPGDRLAKTFKALGVESGTELIENFGGLQGALKALKSEAEKTGEPISNLFGSAEAGKLALYASGEGAAKFTSDLQAMQQAAGATEQAFKDATTEGPNAFGFQLQQASLNAQAFAVKVGQELIPTLQSLLNPIFKGIEYLKNLNDEQIALIVSAGKILLTITGITAGVFGLAKSVIAVQKAVKAMDKAFKVIGLSNPFVLTIAGAVAAIVAIKELCSWLDRASEKQKEVERQALRSSLSFPKEAESAISLSKAYIELADKTNLTAEEKLKLQKQTEQLIQLSPELAGKLSLEESGYKNNLEVLKNFNAEKIKEIELNLQNAKTAHGNISRIIEDNKKHLDLLKQTNEYKVNAKGDYGYGINDSQIKKEEAALKELIEKEKIFSEEISKNEILLAQLKDSKTALDSETKENPGAGKNEKSAHAKKLETIDAAFKREIEIISNRNIEKTKKDAELKAAEEKYYNNRLNLLEQFHNENLEKGKTFAQSQKEIVGAANESIKTETEKTNAELSRIADEKHKKEIDDINAIAEKTKKAVEDEIALKKELGQIAGKTDKEKERNAELEKTKAYLEKQKELMGEYLNLINSGNEKDKEKAALIKKQVEALGALADEGQESSKKIKKSFAEAAKDIADKISAIGNSVVQVFSSIADAAKASIENKELERKAQTAAKLAEIEREKNETLLELDNELSEMREQKQQEDSEREEQRRNEEYEKRLLSSERNIQELQGQFEAETNLEKLRNLEKQLEAEKKKKAEESARKKEEDEKKKRDKEARLYEISLLNAKSQAEHEFAIARIQTENASGDAAAKAAQQAAKWQKAQGIISMSIKGAEQTALAAVAIARALGGDPSGAIEAPARIAAAVAAGIQAGVIAGQPAPPDYIQQPLPPAPRLIKFAQGGIVMPSSAGTGITLPNGNAGLVAEAGLPELILPINIPNLQNVFKAAGLNQTDNSKSFSYSPSYSIEISQNSEKSLDEALLNVLRSHDRELLNIVETGKQNWFVGD
- a CDS encoding DNA adenine methylase gives rise to the protein MKTPLTYYGGKQQLASKIVSLIPEHRIYCEPFIGGAAVFFAKPKSQSEIINDINSEIVNFYEVLQRDFTALQSEVAISLHSRKLHKHAQVIYDNPEMFDRVKRAWAIWMLANMSFNNSMTGGFTHDKQGKLTHSLSMKRDGFKEELAMRIQDVQIECCDALKIIKSRDNKDTFFYLDPPYVGADQGHYDGYTQEDFNALITELSKIEGKFLLSSYRNKSLTVSVKENNWYQIELKINNHPGAASSPSRTKIEVLTANYPIGLVDNEVQLL
- a CDS encoding type II toxin-antitoxin system VapC family toxin; protein product: MSKKIFVDSDVILDILCQREPHYEYAAYVFSLSDTKKLVLYTTSLVFSNVYYILRKLLGIQKSKEALRKLRSLVKVIPIEEKEVDLALNSKFSDFEDALQYYTAMRYGIKILLTRNIKDYKEREIIVQTPKEFISDNKKIKV
- a CDS encoding DUF6364 family protein, with the translated sequence MKTELILKIDKNIAESMRHYAVKNKKSMSKFVEDLFNNSMGINQRIEEISPLVKELSGIIKEQDLENISYMSYLEKKYE